The sequence GAAATCAGTCTGAGAACTATTCATATTGGGGACAACCACAACAGGAAACTCAAGTCCTTTTGCCTTGAATACTGTAAGTATTTTTAACTTCGATTCGTTCCTGCCGCGAATTTCCGTTGCATTAAATGCTTTAACCCTGTCGATTTGGGCCAGGAACGCGGCAAGCGTATCGTCTCCGGCGTAATCGACAAGGGCATCAAATATCTGTGCCTTAACTCGGCCAATACGGGGATGAACAGAGGAATCGATAATCCACTGTCGAAGCTCGGTTTTCGCATCTAAATCAGAGATGGCTTTTGCTGCAGTATATTCACTGGGACTTTTGTCTGAGTATGCGGAGAAGAATGCGATTAGATTATCCACTCCTTCGCTCCGCTTGCCAGAGTCATTTTGCCTCGTCTCATTGTATTCATCCAGTAACTCGCCTAAGGGCTTGGTATTTTCCGAGCCAAGAGCCTTGTTGATGACGGCCTCAAGTGCCGCGCGCTTCATGTATGTCTTTGGACGCGTATAAACCTTTCGCAATGCTTTTTGGTAGACTTCTTGGTCGCTTGCATCAAGGGCGCAACTATGCATTCGCTTGTGCTCGAGAATTAAAAGCGTTAGATAATCAAGAATGTATCCCGTCTCCCTTCTGAAGTAGAATGGCTTGCTATCAGGAATCTCGTACGGTATCTGCTTCGCGATTAGAACCTGTTCAATGCATGGGGTCTCAGCGTACTGCCTAATTAATACCACGATGTTGTCATAGCTTCCGGTCTCTGTATAGACTGATTCCGCGATCTGTGCTATTTCATTTGCTTGGTCGCGGATTGTATGAAAACGTCGGATATCCAACTTGCCAGTAAATGGCATCATCGGCATCATTTTCTTTTTGGCTCTATTCTGGTTTTTCTCGATTACTTGAGCCGCTAGTATCACCGGACCTGGAGACGATCTAAAATTCCTGCTTAGGCGATAGTCTGTCCAGCTATTGTCGCTTAGCTTTGATCGAATAAAGTCTGGCCTGGCGCCTCTCCATTCATAGATTGTCTGGTCATCATCTCCGATCACCATCATATTCTGTGACCTCTCGTCCAAGAACTGGAGCATCATATCCTGTGCTTTGTTGACGTCTTGATACTCGTCTACAACAACAAATTCATAGCGAGAGGCAAACTGTTCTCGCAGTGCCACGTTTGAACCTAGACCAACAGTCGCGTTAACCATGATGTCATCAAAGCCAAGCGCCTTGCAATTTCTCCTCTCGTGCTCGTAGGTATCAATTAAAACTTCCAGCCATTGATTTCGTTGAAATGTTTCAATGTCAAAATATGGACGGGCCCGCTCGGGTAGCGATTCGTACATCCAATCTGTGCACAACATATCTCCCTTGAGCTGCATGAGATAGTTCGAGAAATCACTGTACCCGAGGTCTTCTATTAGTTGCTTGTTGATTTCATGGTCTTTGGGGTTGATGCCGTTGTCATCACGTATTCTGTCCTTCGCCCTGTAAAAGCATCCCGAAAGTTCATTGTCGTCAACATTGAAACGTCTTGGGGCCTCAAGCTGATCTGTCTTGAAATTGACTATGCGCAAGGCGACGGCATGGAGTGTAGCTACTTCAACTCCTTCGCAGAATTCTTCATCGGCAAGCTTGTGTTCAAGTTGATTGCGAGCAAATCGACTAAATGTCGTTGCAAGTATTCGTTTGGGATTGTGGCCGCACTCGCCAATGAGGCGATTTATCCTCTTGACAACCGTTGTTGTCTTGCCTGAACCGGCAACTGCGAACACTACCGCTCGCCCCTGTTCGTGCTCGATGACTGCTTGTTGTTCTTTGGTCGCTTTCATCAGTGGGCGTCTCTCCCGGCGGCCAGCAGTTGTGGAAGGTTTTTGGTGATCTGGGTGTCGCCAAATCCAGGCAGGCCCCAGTCGACACCGCTCACGTACACCGGTGCTGAAGCCTGATCGCCAGCCACGCTTACCAGCGCCAACCGGAAACGGTGGGGTGAGTTGCGGCCGACATTCACCTCATTGATCGTGAGCGTGACGGAATCGGCCCCATCCGCCCGGCCCTTAACCTCAATGAAAAAGAGATTGCCACTGTCATCGATCGATTCGATGTCGTAGCCAAGGCCGCGCTGGGCACTGACGTCTTTTGGCATGCGACCTAGGGCTTTCTCGGCTTCAAAGACGGCGTTCATCGCCAGCAGTTCCACCCGCTTGCGGGCGGCTGCGTCCACGCCTTCTGGCTCGCTTTGGCCCTGCAGCGCTAGCAGCAGCCCCACCGGAAGCACCAGGGCGCCGCCCTTGAGGGTGGGCACCTTGGCGGTGATCTGGGTCTCTGCCTCCAGCTGCACCATCCGCTTCCCCAGACGGTTCAGCAGCACTTCGGCGCGATCCTTCGCCACCTTGGCCGGCAGCCGCACCTGCTTGCCGGCCTGCTCCTGGAGTTGCAGTTCGGCGTAGCGGCGGCTCCAGTGGTTGATCTCTCTCTGCATGCGCGCCTGAATTTCACGCCTGGCCTTGGCGATCCGCTCCAGACGCTCGGCCTTCACCTCCTCAAGGTGTTGAGGCACCAGGGTGGTCATGGCGTGCTGGAGCACCACCGCATCCCAGTCCTGCGCCAGCCAGCTCTCCTGCAGCAGGGGAGTCACCAGCGATTGCTCGGCCTCCTTCAAGGGCCGGTAGTCGAGATACGGGGCCGATCCGGCGGGGTTCACGTCCCCGCTGCGGCTGATCTCCAGGAATTGCAGCCGGTTGGAGATCAACTGCTGCTGGCCTGATCGCGTCTTGCGGCCATCCTGCAGGCCGTGCTCCAGGCAGAAGAGCAGCCGGGGCTCGCTGCCCAGGTCGCGTTCATCCACCAGCACCGCCCCCTGGCCCAGCACCGCTCCATCGCGCTCTGTCACCAGCGAGATGCAGGCCTCCAGCAGCGGATGACCGGGGCTCACCAGCTCTGCCCGGGGGCTATCGGCCACATGCTCCTTCTCAAAACAGATGCGCTCGTAGCGGGCCTGCACCGGTACACCGATCCCGATTTGCTGGTTGCGATCCATCAGCAGCGGCGGCACGTAGGTGATCTCGTAGCGGCCCTTCTCGCGGGGGTTCACCTTGCCCCCCAGCCGCCGGAACGCCTCGATGAAGAAGTCGTGCACGTAGTGGGGATGGATGCGTTTGGCCATCGCCCGCTCCATCTGCTGGCGCAGCTGCTCCACCGTGGCCGCATCCATGCCCTGGCGCACCAGGGCTCGCTGCGCGAGCAGCTCCTCCAAGTGGCCCTGGTCCACCGCTCCGTCGATCTCCAGCTCCAGCTGGGCCTTCACATCGGGGCGCTCGTTGTAGCGGACGGCATCCATCAACAACTCCCGCAGCGAGCGGCCCGAGAACAGCTGGCCGAGCACGTCGAACACCTTGTCGCCCAGGGCCTCGCGTGCGGCCTCCAGCTTCTTGAGCAGCTGGATGTACACGTCGCCCTCGCGGGTGTCTTTGGCCAGCAGGTTCCAGAGGTGGCAGACCTCCTTCTGGCCGATCCGGTGGATGCGCCCGAAGCGCTGCTCCAGTCGGTTGGGGTTCCAGGGCAGGTCGTAGTTCACCATCAGGTGCGCCCGCTGCAGGTTCACGCCCTCCCCGGCTGCATCGTTGGCCAGCAGCACCACCACCTCCGGGTCGTTCATGAAGGCATGCACGATCTGGCGGCGCCGATCGCGGGCCACCCCGCCGTGGATCTCCACCACCGCCTCCGGCCGTCCTAGACGGTCGCGGATCTTGGCGGCCAGATCCATCAGCGTGTCCTTGAACTCGGTGAACAGCACCAACTTGCGCCGCGCACCATTGGCCTGCTTCATCAGCGGGTCATCGAGGATCCGGTCCAGCTCCTGCCATTTGGCATCAGTGCGCTGGTCCACCACCTTGCGGCTCAGCTGCTCAAGCTCCTTGAGGGTCTGGATCTCGAACTCCAGCTCGGCCAGGGTTTGGGCGGTGGTTGCGTTGTCGGTGAAGGCCTCCTCAGTGCCTTCGATCTCGCCGGCGGTGTCTTCTTCGTAGAGGTCGTCGATTTCGTCGTCGCTCAGCCCGCCCGGCTGGTACTTGGCATCCAGCTGCAGGCGCTCTCCGGCTCCACGCCCTTCCAGTAGCAGGCGCTCCTCCTTCAGGCGGCTCTCCAGGCGCTCACGCCGTCGCTCCAGGGAGCGGTGAATGGCAAACGGGCTGCTGGCCAGACGACGCTGCAGGGTCATCAGGGCAAAGCCCACGTTGACCCGCTTTTTGCCGCCGCCCTGCTGGTTGGCGTTGCGGTCGGCGCGGTTCATCTCCTCGCGCACGTAGTCCGTCACCCGCTCGTAGAGCACCTTCTCCGCATCGGAGAGCTCGTACTCAGCCGTGTAGCTCTTGCGCTCGGGGAACAGCTTGGTGCCATGAAAGGTGTAGAGGTCTTCCTTCACCAGCCGCCGCATCAGATCGGTGGGATCGCTGCGGTGCACGGCATCGCGCTGGTGACCTGCAAAGCGGTCCTCATCCAGCAGGGCCATAAACAGTTGGAAGTCCTCTTCCTTGCCGTTGTGCGGCGTGGCGGTCATCAGCAGGAGGTTGCGGGCGTGGTTGCCCACCCGCTTGCCCATCTCGTAGCGCCTGGTGCGCTTCACCTCGCTCCCGAAGTAATGGGCGCTCATCCGGTGCGACTCGTCGCACACCACCAGGTCCCATTCCGGCGCCTGCTCTAGTCGGCTCTGCAGCTCCTCGTCGCGCGAGAGCATGTCCATCCGGGCAATCAGCAGCGGGCGCTGATCGAATGGGTTGCCCAGCCCGGTGGCGTTGATCATCTCGCGGGTGAGCAGCTCGAACTGCAGCTCGAACTTCTCCTTGAGCTCGTCCTGCCACTGCTCGGTGAGCGAGCCCGGCGCCACGATCAGGCAGCGCTCCAGCTCGCCGCGGATCAGCAGCTCCTTGATCAGCAAGCCGGCCATGATCGTCTTGCCGGCACCGGGGTCGTCGGCCAGCAGGAAGCGCATCGGCTGCCGGGGCAGCATGTGCTCGTAGACCGCACTGATCTGGTGGGGCAGCGGGTCGATCGTGCTGCTGCTCACCGCCACATAGGGGTCGAACAGGTAGGCCAGCTGGATCCGCTCGGCCTCGCTCACCAGCCGGAACAGATCACCGCTGCCGGCGAAGCTCCACTTGCGGCCGCCGCCCACCAGCTCCAGGTCGGCCTCATTGCTGCGGAACAGCAGCTGCTCGCCCAGGGCGCCGTCCTGCCCGCGGTAAACCACCTTGCAGGCGGCTTCGCCCAGCATCTCGGCCGTGATGATGCGGACGGCCTCGCGGCCCACCAGGCCCTTCACAAGAGCGTCGGGCTTGAGGTCTTCCAGGCGGGTGGTCATCGCTGCACCTCCTGCCATGGCTGCCGCCCAGGCACCCCAGCCACGCCCCCGATCGGAGCCATCAGTGAAGAGCCGCCCATCACGGCAAACGCATTCGCTTCAGTCTGCGCTAGGCCGGGGCAAAAGACAGCCACTCCGCAGCCAATGAAACGCTGATCAGAACTAGTTTTCATGCGGATCTTGCATTGTTTCGGCTAAACGCAGCTGCTGGCGTAGTGCCCGCACGGCTTCACGGGCAGCAGAGCCGTTGGCCGCTCCCTGGGGCAGCAGCAGCCAGAGCTGCTCCACCAGCACCGGTTGATCAGCCAAGGGCTTCAAGCCATACCGCTCCAACCAGTGCGGCCCAACCAGCTCCGGGCTGATCGGCAGGGCCAACTGCCGGTCGCGGGCGCGCTTGATCCACGCTTCAGCCTCCTGGCAGGCCGCTGGCTGCTGCTCCACCCCATAGCCCTGGGCCGCTACGGCCTGATGCAGCAGGGGGGCAACAGCTCTACGGGGCAGCAGCACCCGGCGGCTGGTAGCTGCCGTGGCCACCAACTGCAGGCGCAGCTGGCCCAGCGGCAGCACCACCAGACCCTCCCAGTGCGGCAGCTGACCTGAGAGCAGCCTGCGCTCCAGGCAGAAGGAACTGAGCAGCGCTCCATCCAGCAGGCCATGACGCACCAGCTCCGCCCAGTGCTCCGCCTGGCGGCAGCGCGCTGGCACCTGCTGAATCCCGGCCAGGCCGTGCAGCAGGCGTTGGTGCAGCACATCGGTGCCGATACGCAGCAGCCCCTCCATCAAACGGTGCTCGCGGTAGGCCAGCCGCAGGTGCTGCAGGCAGGTGTTGTGCCCGTGGCGGCACACCGAGGAGCCCTGGCGCGGCACTAGCCGGAACTGCAGCTGCATCAACTGCAGGCTGCGACACACCGTGCTCTGGTGCATGGCCAGGGCAGCGCCGGCCTTGGCCTGGGAGCCGGCCAGCTCGAGAAAGTCGAGGATGTGCAGGTCTGCCAGCGCCGCGGGTGGCGCGTAACTGCTGACTGGAGGACTGCTGGAGCTGGCCACGGCTGGCTTGAACGTTGCTGGTTGCAGCGTCAGCGCCGCAGGACCAATCCGAGCTGTTTTTTGTGCGAAAAAGAAGCCGCCGGGTGAGGATGCGGCTTCTGTTGTGGGGTGGGAGTTGCCGTTGCCGATGACGCCTGCGCTGCGCTGCCACCTGCTGATCGGCCAGCCCGCCAGCGGCAAGACCACCTTGGCCAAGGCCCTGGCGCCCCTGCTCAGCGCCCCGGGTGAACCGCCGGCGCAGGTGCTCTCCACTGATGCGATCCGGGCGGAGGTCTTCGGGGATGCGGCGGTGCAGGGCCCGTGGGTGGACATCCAGCAGCGGCTGCACCAACGCATCCAGGAGTGTGTGGCCACCGGCATCCCGGTGATCGTGGATGCCACCCATGCCCGCCGCGCCTGGCGGCTGGCACTCACCCAGGCGCTGCCGCTACCCGCTCCCGTGGAGTGGATCGGCTGGTGGCTCTATACCGATCTGCCCACCTCGTTGGAATGGAACAGCCGGCGCGAGCGGGCCGTGCCGGTGCCGGTGATCCAGGAGATGGCAGCCGCCCTGGCCGATCCGCACTTCGGGCCAGCACGGGCCGAGGGGTTTGCGGCCATCTGTGCCGTTGTGCCCACCCACCACAACGATCTGACAGCGGTGCTGCAGGCCGAACTGGCCGGGCTCGACCAGCGGATTCGCTCGGCCACCAACCGCGAGCGCAAGCTGCAGCGCCACGGCTACTCGCGCCTGCTGGATCTGGAGCGGCTGCTGCACCTGATCCGGCTACTCAGCACCTGGCCCGATCTGGCTGCCACCGACCCCGCCAGTGCAGAAGAGCTGGAGGCGATCCTGTCGCCCTTGCCTGTGGGCGATCTAGCGGACCGTGCTGCGGCTTTTCTGGGGAGGCTGCACGGAGCCTGTTTTGCCGATGCCAGCGCCCTTCGCAATGACCTGGCCTGGCTGGAGGCCAATGGCTTCTGCAGCGCCATCCCCAGCACAGCCCCCATTCAGCTGGCGGCTGCGCCGCGTGCCACCGGCCCCATCCATGGCGGGCTGCCGCCGATGGGCGACGGGCCGGTGTTTGTGCGGGTGATGACCCTGCTGCGCCACCTGCTGCAGGTGCCGTTTGATCGGCCAGCCGAGCGCGGCAGCAACCTGCATCAGCACCTGATCAGCGCCACAGAAACGATCCCCGGCGCCTATCTGCCGGGCGAAACGGCCACCCTGCGCAAGGACCTCGAAAAACTCCTCACCCCCTACGGCTTCCGCAACCGCAACGACAACGTGCGCCATGGCTACTGCCTGGGCGCTGCGGTGCTGTCGCCGGCCCGGCTGCGGGAGGTGCACAACGTGGTGCAGCAGGCGGCCGGACGGCTGGCCGATCCATCGGCGCAGGACCTGTTGAGTGAGCTGGATGAACGGTTGGGCTGGGCTGGCATCAGCGCCGATGGCCTACCGCCGGTGCGCAGCTACGCCCGCCATGCGGTGGTCGACACCCAGCTGGTGCGCCGCGACTCCCTGGCCGCACCCCGCCGCGCCGAGGCGATCGAGGCAGCGATCTTCGAACATCGCCGCGTGCTGCTGCAGCGCTACCCCGGCGTGGGCAGCTTTGCCGATAGCCCCGCCGGTGAGCTGCGGGTGTGGCCGCTGCAGCTGATCTTTCACAACGTGGGCTGGTATCTCCTCTTTGAGGAGGACCAGGTGGGGCGCGAGCAGGGGTTGATCCGCAGCGAACGGCTCGATCGCCTCGCCATGGCCCGCGCCGATGGCGACCTGCGCCGCAACCAGGAACAGCACGCCGCCGCCATCAACCGGCTGGAGCGCTTGCTGCACCACAGCGGCGGCATCTTCTTCGGCAGTGATCTGGAGCAGCAGCTGGCGGTGGCCAGCAGCTCAGCCCAGCGCCGCAGCCAGGCCCTGGTGACCCTGCGCTTCTGCTGCAGCCCCTGGGCCTTTGCCTTCATTCGCGAGGGCCTGCAGCGCTACCCGATCGAGCACACCCGCTTCTCCAAACCCTTGTCCAGCGACAGCTGGTGGCATCACCCCAAGGCGCCGCACGTGCTCGAGCCCGGGGCCGCGGATGCCAGCCACCCCTACCCGGTGGAGCTGGATCTGCCGCCCTGGACTGTGGCCGCCGACATCGACCTGCGGAGCTGGCTGTTTGCCTTTGGCGGCGGCATTCGCATCGAGCAACCGGATGCGCTCAGACAGGAGCTGCTGCAGCGCTGCCAGGAGGCGATCGCAGCCAATGGCGGGCCAGCAAGCCCAGCCAGTGCCGCGGGCCAGCCCTCCCAGCGGACTGCTTTTGCGAACCGACTGCACCAAGAGAGGCCGTTGTTGTAATCACGCCTGAACTCAATACGACCGCAAGAGGTCTTGTTTTGATGCGGATTTCGCATGGCTACAACCATTCATCACGACGCTTCTGAATGGCGCGCATCAGCGCCTAAATCAAGGCGTGAGCCCAGCTGTGGCCAATAGGAGCACTTGCATCGTGAAGAGAACGCATGGTCCGCTCGGCCTGTTCGCCGCAGCTGCACTGTTGAGCAGCCAGCTTCCGGTGCTGGCGGATGATCTGCCGCTGTATTGCAAATATCCGCCGGGTCGCGGACTCACTCCTGAGCAGGAAGCCCGCTGCGCTGAAGACCCGGCCAAGGCCCAAGCGGCCAAGAAGAAAGCAGATGAATTGCAGCCACCCACCTATCCCTTCTCCCGCGCCGGCTTCCTGACGGTTGAACCAACCAGCGGGAAACAGATTGGCTTGACGCTGCTCTCCAAAGACGGCAGTGAGATCACCTTCGATTACGGCAAGAACAAAGAGAGCCTGGTGCTGAAGCCGGCCGAGATCATCAGCTGGAAATCGGCCAACGCAGGCTCAGGAACCGACGCCAGCAGCGCCGTGAGCGTTGCCGTCGCGGGCGCCTTGTTCTTCTGGCCGATGATGCTGGCGGCCCCGTTCATGGTGAAGAACTACACCATCACCGGCTTTCAGGTTGAGACCATTGATCGGCTCGGCAAAGATGTCAGCCTTGATTTCGCCACCATCGAAAGCCCCAGACCAGCGATGGAGCTGCTGCGGTTTTCCACGGGTCTGACGGCAGGCACCAGACGCGGACCTGACACCACCAAACCGCTCTACGAGGCCGGACTCAAGCAATCGCTGCTTGAGCTGGAGACCCTCAAGAAACCGCTTCTGGTGGTGAACAACAAAAAGCCGTGGTGCTCAACCATCAAGCTCAGCGACAATCCAGACAGTGCCGCCTACAAGGGCATGGTTGAGCACATCAACGCCTTGCGCCGCAAGCTGGAGCTGCCACCCGTGCAAGACCTGGCAACCCAATCGACCGATCAGCAGTGGGAGGCCTATCTGGATTCCAAGCCAGGCCTGAGGCAATGGGCGGCGACCTACAAGCAGCAGGCAGAGATGCTGAAACAGTGCTGATCGATCGGCGCCAGCATCGGCGGCGCCTGTAGCCCGAGCGAGGCCCTCGCCTGAGCAGCAAGGGCGCAGGCACTGGGTCTGGAAACGATGCACAAGCTGCATCTTTTTTGTCGGCACCCTTGAGCTGCCACGGGGGACGGAGGCTCATGGAAGCGGGAATTCCATCGCCACTGGCGCTAGATCGAGGGCCGGCACTTGCCAGGTGGCGCGAATCCCGAACCACGCCAATCGGGCCATGGCGCAGCTATCGGTGCGCAGTTGCAGACAACGATGCACGAACTGCATCGAAATTCCGCGACTGGCCGGCGGCAATGGCGCGAACCGGCGCCGGATTGACGCGACCCGCCAGATCCGCAATTGTCACACCTACTAGAAGTGAGACAACTGAGGAGACCGCAAGACCCGTTGCGCCGCAATTGATCTTAAAAGTGTGGATTATTTTTCGTTATACGGGCCCGTGGTGCGCAGCCCTCAGACACTCGCGCCAAGTAATCACCAGCGCGCGATTCTAGGCCCACCCACCAAACATTTAATCTTTGCTTCAGGGTCTGGTTGGGAATTGACACCACCACTGGTGGTGGCGGGTGGTTCAGGACCCCACCAGTGCTGATAGAACTGATGGGCGCCTTGGCAAGGGGCGGCACTCCCGGTCACGGCCGGGCGAAACGGGGAGTCCCGGGCTTTTCGCAAAGAAAAGGCCCAGGGAATCTGACCTCCCTAGGCCTCCCCTTGAAGGGTGCTGGTTCTTATCAGCAGTTTCATGGTGACCCATCGACCGCCTTTTGCGCGCCATTCGCGACACATCTCAGCAATTGACCCCAGCCCCTTGACAGAGCTGTCGGGGCAGGTCAATCCATCTCTACCCAGCCGGCACCGTTCTGGTGTGGCCTGCATCGCTTCCGATGCTGCTGCCCAGTCCTGCGCTGCACACACCGGAGGTGGCCTGCATGACTGAGCCTCTCCCCACCCGCTGCTTGCTGCATCAAGTGCTGTACCAACGCACCTCGCCCTACGGCGACCCGTACGCCGTGGCTCTGATGATCGATCCTGCCGGCAACACCCATACGGCACTGGCCTGCAGCAAGTTCTTCGGCGATCTCGACAGGCTCACTGAGTTGGAGGGCCACGAGGTGAACCTGTTGCAAACCCCCAACGGCTTGAAACTCAGGCCGTGGGCGGAACAGACCATCGAGGCCAGTGACAGCTGCGATGAAACCTGTTGTTCATCGCCGTCGTTGGAACCCGGCGAACTGCCAGACCCCCTGTTTGCAGAGGAAGATCCACCAGCGAGCAGCACGGCTGCGAGCACAGGATCGGCAGCCTCTGCCTTCACGGACCTGGCCACCACCGTGGCCAAGCTGGCGCGGGATCTCAAGCTCCCAACGGCCATGTGGATTCACCTCCCGTAGCGGCGCCCCCCGTCAGCGCCCAGGAGATCAGCGCAGGCCCGGAGCTTGAGGACTGATCCGCAGTTCGGCGTAGCCAGTGACTGGATCCAGCTCCCGTTGGAACCGCCACTCCGGCAGAAGGCCAATCACCAGCTCGGCGGTGGTACTCACCAGTGAGCTGAGGCCGAGGTGCCCGCCGATGACGGCACCGCTGCTGTCTGCGATCGCAATGTGCAGATGGGCGCCATCGGGCGAGAGGGTGCCGGAGAGGCTGATGATCTCCAGCTCGCCGCAGATCGTCGTGGTCTCAGATGCTCCGGCCAGGCGCAACTGGGCTACCGACAGGCTGCCGACGGCGCTGATCACACACCCCGCCTGCGCCTGCTGCTCGCCCATCCAGGCTTCCAGGGCCCGGCGCAGGTCGTCGCCCGGATGCAGCCGCAGCGGCACCACCTTCATGGCTTGGGCACCTCCATCAGGCCCTGGACCATCACCAGCGCATCGACGTAACCCAGCTGCCGGTGGCGGAACGCCCCCGGCAACGTGCCGACCACCTGAAAGCCATTGCGCTGCCAGCAGCGGATGCCGGCGGTGTTGGTGCTCACCACCAGGTTGAACTGCATCGCCCGGAACCCCAACCGCCGCGCCGCCTGGAGCGAGTGCTGGCAAAGGCGGCTGCCGATCCCCCGCCGGCGGCAGTGCTCGGCCACCACATAGCCCGCGTTCGCTACATGGGCGCCGAGAGCGAGGGAGTTGGGCCTCAGGTAATAGGTGCCCACCAGCGCGCCAGTGGCATCCACCGCCACCATCACCGCCTGGCTCTGCTCCACCCAGGCCTGCAGGGCCTCGGCTTCGCTGATCGCCGGGTCGTGGGGGAAGGTTTCACCAGCGCGGAACACCGGCTCCAGCAGCGCCCACACCGCCGGCCAGTCGGCCGGCCCCAAGAGACGGATCTGCAGTGGCGATGGAGCGGGAGTCAGAGATCAGGTGCGCTGCACGGGTGATTGTCTCGCCAACAGGAAGGCGCCCCGTAGGGGGCGCCTTAGCACCGGTTGCGGCGGTCACCTACTCACACCAAGGGCTGCCGGTCGGGTGTCTGTGGTTCACGCATGCCCTGTCAGGGGCCTGGCAGGGAAGGAAAGGAGATCACGTCTGGGGGACGAGATGCTCAAGGCTTGACCGTCTCGGTTGTGATCCCGACCCGGGTTATGCAGCCCGGGGTGTCAACACGCGAGGAACAGAACTGGCGTATCGCTCTCTGCGGCTACGGGATGACGCTCGCGCCGCGTCACCACGTTCACCTTGTGTGTGTCGCATCGTTGGCGCACCTCCGTTGTGCGCACCGGCTCGGGTGATCCCTGGCCGGACTCTGTTGGAGGTGAAGGCCGGGTTGGCTCCCATCCCTTCCCTCAACTTCAACGTACGCCCCTTTTCAGCTGGCGGTGGCCCACTGGAGTGCCTGTTCCCGTACCAGCTGAAACCCAGTCAGCGCAACGAATCACACGCCTCGCCATCACCGTTGCCATCGAGATAGCTGTGCCCCTGGCGCAGCAACTCCTGGGCACGGTCGTAGGAGCCGATCTCGCTGCAGCGGTAACGCCGCCCACCGGGAGTGGTGCCATCGGAGATGCTGCGGCCCCGTGGGCTCCGGCGGAAATCCCACGGTCGGG is a genomic window of Cyanobium sp. Tous-M-B4 containing:
- a CDS encoding protein NO VEIN domain-containing protein — protein: MTTRLEDLKPDALVKGLVGREAVRIITAEMLGEAACKVVYRGQDGALGEQLLFRSNEADLELVGGGRKWSFAGSGDLFRLVSEAERIQLAYLFDPYVAVSSSTIDPLPHQISAVYEHMLPRQPMRFLLADDPGAGKTIMAGLLIKELLIRGELERCLIVAPGSLTEQWQDELKEKFELQFELLTREMINATGLGNPFDQRPLLIARMDMLSRDEELQSRLEQAPEWDLVVCDESHRMSAHYFGSEVKRTRRYEMGKRVGNHARNLLLMTATPHNGKEEDFQLFMALLDEDRFAGHQRDAVHRSDPTDLMRRLVKEDLYTFHGTKLFPERKSYTAEYELSDAEKVLYERVTDYVREEMNRADRNANQQGGGKKRVNVGFALMTLQRRLASSPFAIHRSLERRRERLESRLKEERLLLEGRGAGERLQLDAKYQPGGLSDDEIDDLYEEDTAGEIEGTEEAFTDNATTAQTLAELEFEIQTLKELEQLSRKVVDQRTDAKWQELDRILDDPLMKQANGARRKLVLFTEFKDTLMDLAAKIRDRLGRPEAVVEIHGGVARDRRRQIVHAFMNDPEVVVLLANDAAGEGVNLQRAHLMVNYDLPWNPNRLEQRFGRIHRIGQKEVCHLWNLLAKDTREGDVYIQLLKKLEAAREALGDKVFDVLGQLFSGRSLRELLMDAVRYNERPDVKAQLELEIDGAVDQGHLEELLAQRALVRQGMDAATVEQLRQQMERAMAKRIHPHYVHDFFIEAFRRLGGKVNPREKGRYEITYVPPLLMDRNQQIGIGVPVQARYERICFEKEHVADSPRAELVSPGHPLLEACISLVTERDGAVLGQGAVLVDERDLGSEPRLLFCLEHGLQDGRKTRSGQQQLISNRLQFLEISRSGDVNPAGSAPYLDYRPLKEAEQSLVTPLLQESWLAQDWDAVVLQHAMTTLVPQHLEEVKAERLERIAKARREIQARMQREINHWSRRYAELQLQEQAGKQVRLPAKVAKDRAEVLLNRLGKRMVQLEAETQITAKVPTLKGGALVLPVGLLLALQGQSEPEGVDAAARKRVELLAMNAVFEAEKALGRMPKDVSAQRGLGYDIESIDDSGNLFFIEVKGRADGADSVTLTINEVNVGRNSPHRFRLALVSVAGDQASAPVYVSGVDWGLPGFGDTQITKNLPQLLAAGRDAH
- a CDS encoding ATP-dependent helicase codes for the protein MKATKEQQAVIEHEQGRAVVFAVAGSGKTTTVVKRINRLIGECGHNPKRILATTFSRFARNQLEHKLADEEFCEGVEVATLHAVALRIVNFKTDQLEAPRRFNVDDNELSGCFYRAKDRIRDDNGINPKDHEINKQLIEDLGYSDFSNYLMQLKGDMLCTDWMYESLPERARPYFDIETFQRNQWLEVLIDTYEHERRNCKALGFDDIMVNATVGLGSNVALREQFASRYEFVVVDEYQDVNKAQDMMLQFLDERSQNMMVIGDDDQTIYEWRGARPDFIRSKLSDNSWTDYRLSRNFRSSPGPVILAAQVIEKNQNRAKKKMMPMMPFTGKLDIRRFHTIRDQANEIAQIAESVYTETGSYDNIVVLIRQYAETPCIEQVLIAKQIPYEIPDSKPFYFRRETGYILDYLTLLILEHKRMHSCALDASDQEVYQKALRKVYTRPKTYMKRAALEAVINKALGSENTKPLGELLDEYNETRQNDSGKRSEGVDNLIAFFSAYSDKSPSEYTAAKAISDLDAKTELRQWIIDSSVHPRIGRVKAQIFDALVDYAGDDTLAAFLAQIDRVKAFNATEIRGRNESKLKILTVFKAKGLEFPVVVVPNMNSSQTDFPSATGEVTSAREKRSAEEEERRIFYVAMTRAIHDLHIFYTSNEPSPYLTEADYKTVERYVAECRAIFKGELSALPGQSGSYYLESLLSYMHLYQVGNACARSWSRLLSSETQQSVYTKVVQEITSHLELKPLKTDDDRRQSSIRLKLWDDINQNAIRFREKRQDSPDDSDTRERFGPHSPGDIGVFDVILEDNETEFE
- a CDS encoding PPC domain-containing DNA-binding protein, producing the protein MKVVPLRLHPGDDLRRALEAWMGEQQAQAGCVISAVGSLSVAQLRLAGASETTTICGELEIISLSGTLSPDGAHLHIAIADSSGAVIGGHLGLSSLVSTTAELVIGLLPEWRFQRELDPVTGYAELRISPQAPGLR
- a CDS encoding AAA family ATPase, with translation MTPALRCHLLIGQPASGKTTLAKALAPLLSAPGEPPAQVLSTDAIRAEVFGDAAVQGPWVDIQQRLHQRIQECVATGIPVIVDATHARRAWRLALTQALPLPAPVEWIGWWLYTDLPTSLEWNSRRERAVPVPVIQEMAAALADPHFGPARAEGFAAICAVVPTHHNDLTAVLQAELAGLDQRIRSATNRERKLQRHGYSRLLDLERLLHLIRLLSTWPDLAATDPASAEELEAILSPLPVGDLADRAAAFLGRLHGACFADASALRNDLAWLEANGFCSAIPSTAPIQLAAAPRATGPIHGGLPPMGDGPVFVRVMTLLRHLLQVPFDRPAERGSNLHQHLISATETIPGAYLPGETATLRKDLEKLLTPYGFRNRNDNVRHGYCLGAAVLSPARLREVHNVVQQAAGRLADPSAQDLLSELDERLGWAGISADGLPPVRSYARHAVVDTQLVRRDSLAAPRRAEAIEAAIFEHRRVLLQRYPGVGSFADSPAGELRVWPLQLIFHNVGWYLLFEEDQVGREQGLIRSERLDRLAMARADGDLRRNQEQHAAAINRLERLLHHSGGIFFGSDLEQQLAVASSSAQRRSQALVTLRFCCSPWAFAFIREGLQRYPIEHTRFSKPLSSDSWWHHPKAPHVLEPGAADASHPYPVELDLPPWTVAADIDLRSWLFAFGGGIRIEQPDALRQELLQRCQEAIAANGGPASPASAAGQPSQRTAFANRLHQERPLL